Within Paenibacillus sabinae T27, the genomic segment GTGGTTCGTTCATTTGCCCGAACACCATCGCTGTCTTCTTGATAACGCCGGAGTCGGTCATTTCGTGGTAAAGGTCATTACCTTCACGGGTACGTTCACCTACGCCCGCAAATACCGAGATACCGCCGTGCTCCTGCGCGATGTTGTTGATCAATTCCTGGATCGTTACCGTTTTACCTACGCCCGCACCGCCGAACAAGCCGATTTTACCGCCTTTGGCATAAGGTGCAAGCAGGTCGATAACCTTGATTCCGGTCTCCAGAATTTCCGCCTGTGTCGACAGCTCGTCGAATGTCGGAGCCAGACGGTGAATCGGGTTCTTCTGCGATTCGCCGATCTCCTCGCCGTTATCGATCGTATTTCCCAGCACGTTGAATACCCGGCCGAGTGTAACATCACCGACGGGAACCGAAATCGGGGCTCCCTGATCGGCAGCATCCAGACCGCGAACCAGTCCGTCCGTGGAGGACATGGCAATACAGCGTACCAGATTGTCGCCCAGATGATTGGATACTTCCAGTGTCAGCTCGTTCTTACGTCCTTGCTCCGGGCTGGCTGCGATCTTGATGGCATTGAAGATCTCGGGCAGTTGGCCGCGTTCAAATTCAATATCGACAACCGGACCCATAATGCTAACTACGCGTCCTACGTTCATCTATGTTTCCCTCCTTGAAAACTGTTACCTAAGAAGAAACGGCTTCGCCGTCCTCTGGAAGAGGAAGGCATCGTTTCTCGTAAAAATATCAGGTTAAGGATAAGCGCGAAGCTTATCCTTTCTGATATTTCAAGAAGAAACGTCCGCGCCTTGTTCCAAGGCATCGTTCCTTACTCTTCGAAATAGAAGACCTGTTTAAGCGCCCGGCAAATCCATTCAAGCCAGGAAGCTTACCTGTTCTCATATATTAGCTTTGGGCGTTTGCACCCGCTACGATCTCGGTAATTTCCTGAGTAATAGCCGCCTGACGGGCACGGTTGTACGTAAGCGTCAGGTTACCGATCATTTTCGAGGCATTCTTGGTCGCACTGCCCATTGCCGTCATCTTGGCGCCGAGCTCGCTGGCTTTGCCGTCGAGGATAGCGCTGTAAATCAAGGTCTCCGCATACTTGGGCAGCAGAACTTCAAGCACGCCTTCCGGCGACGGTTCGTATTCATAGCCCGCTTTAAGCTCATGACCTTGAGTTTCTTCCTTCTTGCCGACTCCATCCATCGGAAGAAGACGCTCCACCGTCGGAATTTGGCTGATCGGATTGACGAACACGTTATAGCAGATATAGATCTCATCGAACACGCCTTCTTCGAATTGTCCTACCGCGGCATAGGCGATCGACTTAATGTCGGAGAAAGACGGGGTGTCGGAAAGCTCGGTCACTTCCTCGACGATCGGATAATTGCGCCGGCGCAGGAAATCGCGGCCTTTGCGGCCGATGACAAACAAGCCGTATTCATCCTGGGACTTATGACGCTCCTGGATAAGGGTTGTCACTTTCCGCAAAATATTGGCATTGTACCCTCCGGCCAGGCCGCGGTCCGAAGTGATGATGATATATCCGGTTCTCTTGACGGGACGGCTCACCAGCATGGGGTGCTGGATTCCTGTGGTACCGGCAGCGATATTCGACACGACTTCTTTCAGCTTCTGCGAGTATGGACGGGCCGCTTCCGCTTTCTCCTGCGCCTTTCTCAGCTTGGAGGCGGCGACCATTTCCATCGCTTTGGTGATTTGTCTGGTGTTCTGAACGCTTTTGATTTGACGTTTAATATCACGCATGCTTCTTGCCATGATTTCACCACCTTAAAGCTTTGGCGAAGCCAAAGCTATCTTCGTAAGCATATCTGCAAGCTTTGGCCTAGACCAAAGCTTGCTTCAATACTCCCGTTACCTTATCGATTGCGCCAGTCCAGTTCTTAGCTGGCGGCAAAACCTTTTTTGAACTTCTCGATAGCAGCCTTCAGCGCCGTTTCATTATCAGCCGTCAGATCCTTCGTTTCCGTAATGGATGCGGCAACTTCAGACGCGTTGCTGTCTATATAGGAAAGGAATTCTTTTTCAAAGCGTCTGACATCCTTAACCGGGATATCATCCAGATATCCTTTGACCGCTGTGTACAAGCTGATAACCTGATGCTCGACGGAAAGCGGCTGGCCTACACCCTGTTTCAGGATTTCCATCATCCGCGCGCCGCGGTTCAGACGGGCCTGAGTCGATTTGTCCAGGTCGGAGCCGAACTGGGCAAACGCCTGCAGCTCGCGGTATTGGGCAAGATCCAGACGGAGCGAGCCGGCAACCTTCTTCATCGCTTTGATCTGCGCCGATCCGCCTACGCGGGATACGGAGATACCGACGTTGATCGCCGGACGCTGTCCGGAGTAGAACAGGTCGGACTCCAGGAAGATCTGGCCGTCGGTGATCGAAATAACGTTCGTCGGGATGTATGCCGATACGTCGGAAGCCTGAGTCTCGATGAATGGCAGAGCGGTCAACGAACCGCCGCCAAGTTCGTCGCTGAGCTTCGCAGCGCGTTCCAGCAGACGGGAATGCAGATAGAATACGTCACCAGGGAATGCTTCGCGGCCCGGAGGACGGCGGAGCAGCAGGGACAGCTCGCGGTAAGCGGCCGCCTGTTTCGACAGGTCGTCATAGATGACCAGAACGTGCTCGCCCTTGTACATGAAGTATTCGCCCATTGCGCAGCCCGCGTACGGAGCGATGTAGAGCAGCGGGGACGGCTCGGAAGCCGAAGCGGTAACGACGATCGTGTACTCCAGCGCGCCGTGGCGGCGAAGCGTTTCAACGACCTGCGCAACCGTGGATTGCTTTTGTCCGATGGCAACGTAGATACACTTCATACCGTTGCCCTTTTGGTTAATGATGGCGTCGATGGCGATAGCCGTTTTACCGGTTTGACGGTCGCCGATAATCAGCTCGCGCTGTCCGCGGCCGATCGGTACCATGGAGTCAATCGCCTTGAGACCTGTCTGCATCGGTTCGTGTACCGATTTACGCTCGA encodes:
- the atpG gene encoding ATP synthase F1 subunit gamma, translated to MARSMRDIKRQIKSVQNTRQITKAMEMVAASKLRKAQEKAEAARPYSQKLKEVVSNIAAGTTGIQHPMLVSRPVKRTGYIIITSDRGLAGGYNANILRKVTTLIQERHKSQDEYGLFVIGRKGRDFLRRRNYPIVEEVTELSDTPSFSDIKSIAYAAVGQFEEGVFDEIYICYNVFVNPISQIPTVERLLPMDGVGKKEETQGHELKAGYEYEPSPEGVLEVLLPKYAETLIYSAILDGKASELGAKMTAMGSATKNASKMIGNLTLTYNRARQAAITQEITEIVAGANAQS
- the atpA gene encoding F0F1 ATP synthase subunit alpha, whose protein sequence is MSIRPEEISTLIKSQIEQYKSDIEVAEIGTVIQVGDGIARVYGLENAMAGELLEFSNGVVGMALNLEESNVGVVILGEYTEIREGDQVKRTGRIMQVPVGEALLGRVVNPLGQPLDGKGPIETTEFRPVENNAPGVIERKSVHEPMQTGLKAIDSMVPIGRGQRELIIGDRQTGKTAIAIDAIINQKGNGMKCIYVAIGQKQSTVAQVVETLRRHGALEYTIVVTASASEPSPLLYIAPYAGCAMGEYFMYKGEHVLVIYDDLSKQAAAYRELSLLLRRPPGREAFPGDVFYLHSRLLERAAKLSDELGGGSLTALPFIETQASDVSAYIPTNVISITDGQIFLESDLFYSGQRPAINVGISVSRVGGSAQIKAMKKVAGSLRLDLAQYRELQAFAQFGSDLDKSTQARLNRGARMMEILKQGVGQPLSVEHQVISLYTAVKGYLDDIPVKDVRRFEKEFLSYIDSNASEVAASITETKDLTADNETALKAAIEKFKKGFAAS